From one Agathobaculum sp. NTUH-O15-33 genomic stretch:
- a CDS encoding AraC family transcriptional regulator — MSFIASKTMRTTPRLLYVDHNAHDQETHYLHMHKSILEIYLVYGGNVRFFLNAAPYAVQRGDVLIGNSGWIHEETFDRKTPYESYCIGVTGLETVGLPENWLVPSDASPLFREPEEFQQLFQLADAMYTCQLRQTPYSESACQFMACALIELIQQMCGRMQPLPQKSTPVDQVIGYLDENYADDITLSRLSALFHISEYHLSHLFKRETGYSLMQYVIRRRIGEAQSRLTYTRKSITDIAIDSGFADSCHMNKLFYKYVGMNPTQYRLLSQQWLFRSQYRLLAQI; from the coding sequence ATGAGCTTTATCGCTTCAAAAACCATGAGAACAACGCCGCGCTTATTGTACGTCGATCACAATGCGCACGATCAGGAAACGCACTACCTGCACATGCACAAAAGCATATTGGAGATCTATTTGGTCTACGGCGGCAACGTCCGCTTTTTCCTGAACGCGGCGCCCTACGCGGTCCAGCGCGGCGACGTGCTGATCGGCAACAGCGGCTGGATTCATGAGGAGACCTTTGACCGGAAAACGCCGTATGAATCCTACTGCATCGGCGTTACCGGGCTGGAAACGGTGGGCCTGCCGGAAAACTGGCTGGTGCCCTCCGACGCAAGCCCGCTGTTCCGCGAACCGGAGGAATTTCAGCAGCTTTTTCAGCTGGCCGACGCGATGTATACCTGCCAGCTCCGTCAAACGCCCTATTCGGAAAGCGCCTGCCAGTTTATGGCCTGCGCCTTGATCGAGCTGATCCAGCAAATGTGCGGCCGCATGCAGCCGCTGCCGCAAAAAAGCACGCCGGTCGATCAGGTGATCGGCTATCTGGATGAAAACTATGCCGATGATATCACGCTGTCGCGGCTCTCCGCGCTGTTCCACATCAGCGAATACCATTTATCGCATCTGTTCAAGCGCGAGACCGGCTATTCGCTGATGCAGTATGTCATTCGCCGCAGGATCGGCGAGGCGCAGTCGCGGCTCACCTATACGCGCAAAAGCATCACGGATATTGCGATCGACAGCGGCTTTGCGGATTCGTGCCATATGAACAAACTGTTTTATAAGTATGTGGGCATGAACCCCACCCAGTACCGGTTGCTCAGCCAGCAATGGCTGTTCCGATCGCAGTACCGGCTGCTCGCGCAAATATAA